A region of Rhodoferax potami DNA encodes the following proteins:
- the tolB gene encoding Tol-Pal system beta propeller repeat protein TolB codes for MWGLLALQAQAQFRVEVSGVGLTQIPVAISGFRGDDQSPQKIAAIVQADLERSGQFKPLDTAPGLDETARPDLSAIRLRGADALIAGSVSRLADGRYDVRFRLWDTVRNQDLGGQSHAVPAGDLRLTAHRIADFVYERLTGDKGIFSTRLTYVTKAGSNYRLWVADADGENAQAAFSSPEPIISPAWAPNGNQLAYVSFEARKPVVYVQDIDSGKRRLVASFKGSNSAPAWAPDGSSIALTLSRDGGSQLFVMDARGGEPRRLMQSSAIDTEPVYSPDGKSIYFVSDRGGAPQIYRVGVTGGNAERITFSGNYNISPAVSPDGKWLAYISRVSGAFKLHVMDLSSGTAVAITDTTADESPSFSPNSRMVIYATLMQGKEALMTASLDGRIKARLAGQSGDIREPDWGPAQK; via the coding sequence ATGTGGGGTTTGCTGGCTTTGCAAGCGCAAGCCCAATTTAGAGTTGAAGTATCCGGAGTTGGTCTTACTCAGATACCCGTTGCGATTTCCGGTTTCCGGGGTGACGATCAGTCGCCCCAGAAGATTGCGGCCATTGTTCAGGCCGACCTGGAGCGCAGCGGGCAATTCAAACCGCTCGATACAGCACCCGGGCTGGATGAGACTGCAAGACCTGATCTGTCCGCCATCCGTCTGCGAGGCGCTGATGCGTTAATCGCCGGAAGCGTCTCCCGATTGGCCGACGGCCGGTACGACGTGAGGTTCAGGCTGTGGGACACGGTTCGGAATCAGGATCTCGGTGGCCAGAGTCATGCAGTCCCCGCGGGAGATCTGCGACTGACAGCCCACCGGATTGCCGACTTTGTTTACGAGCGGCTCACAGGTGATAAAGGGATTTTTTCCACACGACTAACGTACGTAACCAAAGCTGGGTCTAACTATCGCCTGTGGGTTGCTGATGCCGACGGAGAGAATGCGCAAGCTGCATTCAGTAGCCCAGAGCCAATCATTTCCCCGGCTTGGGCGCCTAATGGAAATCAACTCGCCTATGTTTCGTTCGAAGCCCGGAAGCCAGTGGTTTACGTACAAGATATAGATTCCGGCAAACGCAGGTTGGTTGCGAGCTTCAAGGGCTCCAACAGTGCACCGGCATGGGCTCCTGATGGGAGCTCCATCGCATTGACGCTTAGTCGTGACGGTGGCTCGCAGCTTTTCGTTATGGATGCCCGCGGTGGAGAGCCACGCCGCCTGATGCAGTCTTCGGCCATCGATACAGAGCCGGTTTACTCCCCGGATGGCAAAAGCATTTATTTCGTCAGCGACCGTGGCGGTGCTCCGCAAATTTATCGGGTGGGTGTGACCGGCGGCAATGCCGAGCGGATTACTTTCTCCGGCAACTACAACATCTCGCCGGCGGTGAGTCCTGATGGGAAGTGGCTTGCCTATATTTCGCGGGTGAGCGGTGCCTTCAAGCTGCACGTCATGGACCTTTCGTCCGGCACCGCAGTGGCCATCACCGATACGACCGCCGACGAGAGTCCCAGCTTTTCGCCTAACAGCAGGATGGTGATTTACGCCACCCTGATGCAAGGAAAAGAGGCCTTGATGACAGCGTCCTTGGACGGCCGTATCAAGGCTCGACTTGCCGGTCAATCCGGTGACATACGGGAGCCCGATTGGGGTCCTGCACAGAAATAA
- a CDS encoding glycosyltransferase family 10 domain-containing protein: MEKTGDITVKKRKVLFVDESGGAWPWSRQMQEVGDSWGQTDYSFGTDCTGGYDWLVVYSAWPDMPLVTSVPLHRRIFVAGEPESFHRYQPRFLEQFGTVITTQSNTKHPGAILMQPGINWFAGVKFVDGIERFRAELDFSSLEKQSPVKTKLCSVICSNNAVTSGHRQRIKFVEQLKEEFGDQIDYFGRGSRTMADKDEALAEYRFHIALENSIHHNYWTEKLADPFLRDCFPIYSGCINVADYFPKGSYVRIDIDRPREAFKTIQEVLRSDFDQKSMEVRQEAKRRVMYEYNIFSELEKLYQTLELSENARMLDNSCPQTRLYSDHEAKDFKLSRRFRQWARGCFGASSR; this comes from the coding sequence ATGGAAAAAACAGGCGACATAACAGTGAAAAAACGTAAAGTGCTATTCGTCGATGAGTCTGGTGGCGCGTGGCCCTGGAGCAGGCAGATGCAAGAAGTCGGTGACTCGTGGGGACAGACCGACTATTCTTTTGGCACCGATTGTACGGGGGGGTATGACTGGTTGGTGGTCTATTCAGCATGGCCAGATATGCCACTTGTGACTTCCGTGCCTTTGCATCGTCGCATCTTTGTGGCAGGTGAACCTGAGAGTTTTCACCGCTATCAACCGCGATTCCTTGAACAATTCGGTACGGTGATTACCACCCAGAGCAACACAAAACACCCTGGAGCCATTCTGATGCAACCAGGCATTAATTGGTTCGCGGGTGTCAAGTTCGTTGACGGGATTGAGCGCTTTCGCGCGGAGTTGGATTTCTCTTCGCTAGAAAAACAAAGTCCAGTAAAAACAAAGCTGTGCTCTGTGATTTGCTCAAACAATGCGGTGACAAGCGGTCACCGACAGAGAATCAAGTTTGTCGAGCAGTTAAAGGAGGAGTTCGGGGATCAGATTGATTACTTCGGACGAGGTAGTCGAACCATGGCCGACAAAGACGAGGCCTTAGCCGAGTATCGTTTTCACATAGCCCTCGAAAACTCCATTCACCACAACTATTGGACAGAAAAGCTAGCAGATCCGTTTCTGAGAGATTGTTTCCCGATTTATAGCGGTTGTATCAACGTGGCCGATTATTTTCCGAAAGGGAGCTATGTCCGCATCGATATTGATCGCCCACGTGAGGCATTCAAGACAATTCAAGAGGTCTTACGAAGCGACTTTGATCAAAAGAGTATGGAAGTGCGTCAAGAGGCTAAGCGTCGTGTAATGTATGAATACAATATTTTTTCTGAATTGGAAAAGCTATATCAGACTTTAGAACTATCGGAGAACGCGCGAATGCTTGATAACTCGTGCCCTCAAACTCGGCTCTATTCAGATCATGAGGCCAAAGACTTTAAACTCAGCCGACGTTTTCGCCAGTGGGCCCGCGGCTGTTTTGGAGCGTCAAGCCGCTGA
- the msbA gene encoding lipid A export permease/ATP-binding protein MsbA, giving the protein MNKEDRALYIRLMGFLKPYWKAFSIAVACMVCTAATEPMFPAIMKYLLDSGFQTADKKMVWLIPASIVLLFVVRGLLSFVTNYLMTWVSTRLVVDLRRAMFDKLLSAPTQVFQSEPASRWISRLLYDVDNINQAATNVLVTALRESLTAIALLSYLLYLDWRLTLVTLTVGPIIAILIQSFGKRIRKASKASLESLRAIAHTVEETTAANRVIKVYGGQEQQRARFHRVTESFRRSMMREAVPASALTPITHIAASFAIAFIIFMALSRSMGQAGDSAGGFVSFITAMLLLISPIKQLTTISPILQRGLAACESVFGVLDAEPEPDSGKQSLTAAKGELAFENVSFQYPGSERNALENISFTAKSGQTVALVGASGGGKSSLAALIPRFFSPTSGRITIDGVDIANLTLPNLRKHIALVSQDIVLLNDTMRANISFGESSEASDAQVRDAAMAAHAWEFISKLPNGLDTPVGENGATLSGGQRQRIAIARALLKNAPILILDEATSALDTESERMVQEALASLMLNKTTLVVAHRLSTIEGADLILVMDQGRIVERGNHSSLVQANGYYASLQRLQT; this is encoded by the coding sequence ATGAATAAGGAAGACCGGGCGCTCTACATCCGGCTGATGGGCTTTCTGAAGCCCTACTGGAAAGCCTTTTCGATCGCTGTAGCTTGCATGGTGTGCACTGCGGCAACTGAGCCAATGTTCCCCGCCATCATGAAATACCTGCTGGACTCAGGGTTTCAAACGGCAGACAAAAAAATGGTGTGGCTTATTCCTGCGAGTATTGTGCTGCTGTTTGTCGTACGTGGCCTTTTGTCTTTTGTTACAAACTACCTGATGACGTGGGTTTCGACGCGTTTGGTTGTCGACCTGCGACGCGCCATGTTTGACAAGCTTTTGAGTGCGCCAACACAGGTTTTCCAGTCTGAGCCTGCGTCTCGCTGGATATCGCGTTTGCTTTACGACGTGGACAACATCAACCAAGCGGCAACCAATGTTTTGGTGACTGCATTGAGAGAGTCGTTAACCGCCATTGCGCTTCTCAGCTACCTGCTTTACTTAGACTGGAGGCTCACTCTGGTTACATTGACGGTAGGCCCCATCATCGCGATCCTCATTCAAAGCTTTGGAAAGCGCATCAGGAAAGCGAGCAAGGCCAGTTTAGAGTCCTTACGTGCGATCGCCCACACCGTAGAAGAAACAACTGCTGCCAACAGAGTAATCAAGGTGTACGGCGGGCAAGAGCAGCAAAGAGCCAGATTCCATCGTGTCACCGAAAGCTTCCGGCGGAGCATGATGCGCGAAGCTGTGCCGGCATCTGCTCTGACACCTATTACCCATATCGCCGCGTCGTTCGCCATAGCTTTCATCATTTTCATGGCGCTTAGCCGGTCTATGGGGCAGGCAGGGGATTCAGCGGGTGGCTTTGTCTCATTTATCACCGCGATGTTGTTATTGATTTCACCTATCAAGCAACTCACAACCATCAGCCCCATCTTGCAACGAGGCCTTGCCGCGTGTGAAAGCGTGTTCGGAGTCCTTGATGCGGAACCAGAACCCGACTCTGGAAAGCAATCGCTTACCGCCGCCAAAGGCGAATTGGCGTTCGAGAATGTGAGCTTTCAGTACCCGGGGAGCGAGAGAAATGCACTAGAAAATATCAGCTTCACCGCGAAGTCGGGCCAGACTGTCGCATTGGTTGGAGCCTCTGGAGGAGGAAAGAGCTCGCTAGCTGCTTTGATTCCGCGCTTTTTCAGTCCAACATCAGGTCGAATCACTATCGACGGAGTCGACATAGCAAATTTAACCTTGCCGAATCTGCGAAAGCATATTGCCTTGGTTAGCCAAGATATCGTCTTACTCAATGACACGATGCGAGCCAATATTAGCTTTGGAGAGTCATCTGAGGCTAGTGATGCGCAAGTGCGTGATGCAGCGATGGCTGCACATGCCTGGGAATTTATTTCAAAACTTCCCAATGGGTTGGATACTCCCGTAGGAGAAAACGGAGCAACACTTTCAGGCGGACAGCGGCAGCGGATTGCGATTGCACGCGCGCTCTTAAAGAATGCGCCCATACTTATTCTTGACGAGGCGACATCAGCGCTGGACACGGAATCAGAACGAATGGTCCAAGAGGCCTTGGCGTCACTAATGCTCAACAAAACGACATTGGTGGTTGCGCACAGACTGAGCACGATTGAAGGTGCTGATTTGATTCTTGTGATGGATCAAGGGCGTATTGTGGAACGCGGCAATCACTCCAGCCTAGTGCAAGCGAACGGTTATTACGCCAGTCTCCAGAGGTTGCAAACATGA
- a CDS encoding glycosyltransferase family 2 protein, which yields MPTISVYIIAYNEVAKVQPAIESVSWADEVILVDSNSTDGTAELAQSLGARVVQVEFKGFGHLRNQAIAACTKDWIFSLDADERCTPQAAQEIQTLINSPQALDVYHTPRRNYFMGKWIKHSGWYPNYRQPQLFRRGTMSYDMKPVHEGYVLHSNKPIGHMVQEIWQFPFKNMAEVMHKANRYSSLGAEKIKHKKITMFTALSHGIWAFVKHYFFKKGFLDGWAGFVIALGNFEGTFFRYVKAIELQQGERWKAPAANDRTSNE from the coding sequence ATGCCGACCATCTCCGTCTACATCATTGCCTACAACGAAGTGGCGAAAGTGCAACCAGCGATAGAGAGTGTTTCTTGGGCAGATGAGGTCATCCTAGTGGACTCAAATAGTACCGACGGTACCGCCGAGTTGGCCCAGAGTCTGGGCGCGAGGGTGGTCCAAGTCGAATTCAAGGGATTTGGTCACCTGCGTAACCAAGCTATTGCAGCGTGTACCAAGGACTGGATTTTCAGCCTGGATGCTGATGAGCGTTGCACACCACAAGCCGCCCAAGAAATTCAAACACTCATCAATAGCCCCCAAGCGCTCGACGTTTATCACACGCCCCGCCGCAATTACTTTATGGGAAAGTGGATCAAACACTCGGGCTGGTATCCCAATTACCGACAGCCACAGTTGTTCCGTCGAGGAACTATGAGTTACGACATGAAGCCGGTTCATGAAGGCTATGTGCTTCATTCAAATAAGCCCATTGGACATATGGTGCAAGAGATTTGGCAGTTCCCGTTCAAGAACATGGCGGAGGTGATGCACAAAGCCAACCGATATTCAAGCCTGGGTGCTGAGAAGATCAAGCACAAGAAGATCACCATGTTTACGGCACTGAGTCATGGAATTTGGGCATTCGTAAAGCACTACTTCTTTAAAAAGGGCTTTCTGGATGGGTGGGCGGGTTTCGTCATTGCGCTTGGCAATTTTGAGGGCACATTCTTTAGGTACGTGAAAGCGATTGAACTTCAGCAAGGCGAACGTTGGAAGGCACCTGCGGCAAACGATCGGACTAGCAATGAATAA
- a CDS encoding O-antigen ligase family protein translates to MTMITTKKSGTVLVLSAAILLAIWPLPNTMGARHLMLLTGFTAAAFILLPNRHFFNSRQAWPIYFFFSFFIWLLFHLLIPSNHLSEQWKELTGDWLRNFLASVTGLALGIVLSAPKIHLSPKLQKMQEPVLIWGLAGTTSIFCVRYIFEVFQTGQWIHSDFYMTPYLGKTPLVIFGGLLIPVMLIKALDALQGKERQAWYLYSFMGLLATLLMFYFANTKNGFAMFALLLGVAFFAALKNLARVKVSLPKLGGVTLVSVLIFGYVIYKHLDTNPAWSNLVADYKTSVKIEEHDNWKDKTSPLPINGNGIAVNGSTYERVAWARAGLELLIDHPLGYGLINHSFGALAIQKWSDFHKPDGNNRGSTHSGWLDFGLGFGIPGLLMVCIPLIASYVRARNRTDFWGVYAVWTIPLIGVSYLTTEVCTGHFIELLFFLTALFSGLTLQNSRGPTGENVG, encoded by the coding sequence ATGACTATGATCACCACAAAGAAATCAGGGACAGTATTAGTTCTTTCGGCAGCTATTCTTTTAGCAATTTGGCCCTTGCCGAATACTATGGGGGCTCGTCATTTAATGCTGCTTACGGGTTTTACTGCTGCAGCATTCATATTACTGCCAAATCGTCATTTTTTCAATTCACGCCAAGCTTGGCCGATTTACTTTTTCTTTTCTTTTTTCATATGGCTCTTATTTCACTTGCTGATACCGAGTAATCACTTGTCCGAGCAATGGAAAGAACTAACGGGAGACTGGCTAAGAAATTTCTTGGCTTCGGTAACAGGCCTCGCTCTTGGCATCGTGCTCAGTGCCCCTAAGATACACCTCTCTCCGAAGTTACAGAAGATGCAGGAGCCGGTGCTGATATGGGGCTTAGCTGGTACGACCAGCATATTTTGCGTCCGATATATTTTTGAAGTCTTTCAGACGGGTCAGTGGATCCATTCGGATTTTTACATGACGCCCTATCTTGGCAAAACACCATTGGTCATTTTTGGTGGGCTTTTAATTCCCGTCATGCTCATCAAAGCACTGGATGCGCTACAAGGCAAGGAGCGGCAAGCCTGGTATCTGTATAGCTTTATGGGGTTACTAGCAACTCTACTGATGTTTTATTTCGCAAACACAAAAAACGGTTTCGCGATGTTTGCCTTGCTGCTCGGTGTTGCTTTCTTTGCGGCCCTCAAGAATCTGGCACGAGTTAAAGTTTCTCTCCCTAAGTTGGGCGGGGTTACTTTGGTAAGTGTATTGATATTTGGTTACGTCATATACAAGCACCTCGATACCAATCCTGCTTGGTCAAATTTAGTAGCTGATTACAAGACCAGCGTCAAAATTGAAGAGCATGACAACTGGAAAGATAAGACCTCGCCACTCCCAATCAATGGGAACGGAATAGCTGTGAACGGCAGTACCTATGAAAGAGTGGCGTGGGCACGAGCTGGGCTCGAACTTCTGATTGATCATCCCCTAGGCTACGGGCTCATTAACCACTCATTTGGGGCCCTGGCCATCCAAAAGTGGAGTGACTTTCACAAACCTGACGGTAACAATAGAGGCTCAACACACAGTGGATGGCTGGACTTCGGTTTGGGTTTCGGAATACCAGGGCTGTTAATGGTTTGTATTCCTCTGATTGCAAGCTATGTAAGAGCAAGAAACAGGACAGACTTTTGGGGAGTATACGCAGTTTGGACAATTCCCTTGATCGGAGTAAGTTATCTTACCACCGAAGTATGTACTGGCCATTTTATTGAGCTTTTGTTTTTCTTAACGGCATTGTTCAGCGGCTTGACGCTCCAAAACAGCCGCGGGCCCACTGGCGAAAACGTCGGCTGA
- the pal gene encoding peptidoglycan-associated lipoprotein Pal, which yields MKKFVLVVSVAAVLSACGSSVKLDNVPVEDKSGQAVNAGGMAGQAGDGSGVSKSAVASVELDKSKQDPALSAAQRTVYFDYDSFVIRAEFQSTLESHARYLKADKSRKVNLEGHTDERGGREYNLALGQKRADAVRKALSLLGVAESQMESVSFGKEKPAVTGNTEAALEKNRRAEFSYR from the coding sequence ATGAAGAAGTTTGTATTGGTAGTTTCCGTGGCAGCAGTTTTGAGTGCCTGCGGTTCGTCCGTGAAGTTGGATAACGTTCCCGTGGAAGACAAAAGCGGTCAGGCGGTTAACGCGGGTGGCATGGCTGGACAAGCCGGCGATGGCTCTGGTGTGTCAAAGAGCGCAGTTGCCAGTGTTGAGCTCGACAAATCCAAACAAGACCCGGCCTTGAGCGCAGCGCAAAGAACCGTCTACTTTGACTATGACAGCTTCGTGATCCGCGCTGAATTTCAATCCACATTGGAATCACACGCTCGCTATTTGAAAGCAGATAAGTCACGCAAAGTGAACCTGGAAGGCCATACCGATGAGCGTGGTGGACGTGAATACAACCTCGCATTGGGCCAAAAGCGGGCGGACGCAGTGCGCAAAGCGCTGTCCCTGCTGGGCGTTGCGGAATCCCAGATGGAATCTGTCAGTTTCGGCAAAGAGAAACCTGCTGTGACCGGCAATACAGAGGCTGCTCTCGAGAAGAACCGCCGCGCTGAATTCAGCTACCGTTAA
- a CDS encoding DUF6492 family protein, which yields MITFALYCKSYRVDVKRAKRLALTVEKYNVDTIPFYISCPQADLPIFREYLSGLSVKLITDEEIILSNPVHSLDKVNAIPGHLSQQIIKSEFWRLGFAEAYLCLDSDCQFIRPFHLSEFLDTSGTPYTVVDECREILLPAVSLRKQKVIDNFYKESFQVQQAFERTGKHYNFGPNCPVWHRDVWMSLDESFIKPRDTSFAQLIVEHPIEMRWYGEALLKYGAIKLLPSQPFFKMYAYAWQLRRDRAEGLVEEDLAQFYCGVTYQSAWEREMDWPSEGGNLASRLGRRLRRSLGRT from the coding sequence GTGATTACATTTGCGCTCTACTGCAAGAGTTACCGAGTCGATGTCAAGCGTGCAAAGCGTTTGGCGCTGACAGTGGAGAAATATAACGTAGATACAATTCCATTTTATATTTCTTGCCCGCAAGCAGACCTGCCTATATTTAGGGAATACCTCTCTGGTTTGAGTGTCAAACTCATCACTGACGAGGAGATAATCCTGAGCAATCCAGTGCACAGCCTAGACAAGGTGAATGCCATCCCAGGGCATCTGTCACAACAAATTATTAAATCAGAGTTTTGGCGCCTAGGATTTGCAGAAGCCTATTTGTGTTTGGACTCGGATTGTCAATTCATCAGACCATTCCATCTGAGTGAATTTCTGGACACTTCAGGTACCCCATATACGGTAGTCGACGAATGTCGCGAGATACTTCTACCCGCTGTATCCTTGCGCAAGCAAAAAGTCATTGATAACTTTTATAAAGAGTCTTTTCAAGTTCAGCAGGCTTTTGAAAGAACTGGCAAGCATTACAACTTTGGGCCCAATTGCCCTGTTTGGCATCGTGATGTCTGGATGAGTCTCGACGAGAGTTTTATCAAACCGCGCGATACAAGTTTTGCTCAGCTCATCGTGGAGCATCCAATTGAAATGCGTTGGTATGGTGAGGCACTACTCAAGTATGGGGCGATCAAGCTTTTACCTTCACAGCCGTTCTTTAAGATGTACGCCTATGCTTGGCAGCTGCGGAGAGATCGTGCTGAAGGCTTGGTAGAAGAAGATCTGGCTCAATTTTATTGTGGAGTAACTTACCAGTCCGCTTGGGAACGGGAAATGGATTGGCCAAGCGAAGGGGGAAATCTGGCATCCAGACTTGGCCGTCGTTTAAGGCGATCACTGGGACGCACGTAA
- a CDS encoding glycosyltransferase family 2 protein produces MSPVFSIVLCTYNAQPYLDECIQSLLQQTFHDFELIIVDDGSQDGTLAYLNALTDPRIRVIPLDTNQGLIFARTTGFDAAKGRYTAIMDADDIAHPRRLEEQLQAMDSGEADVCGSFHITLDTKSGRRRSRRSAFSDSDIRALLTIYCPLCNPSTSVATELLRQHRYDPSYPHAEDYGLWCDIASQGGRFKNITSPLLTYRLHPGQISIVKRETANNSFKAIQAKYVQAVTGNSLVPHSMPVKQRWEDAIVFMKMINQKIPGISFSANYELYAEFQYRSNGWLTPLLRIERLVIALWATLRGRYKKS; encoded by the coding sequence ATGTCGCCTGTTTTTTCCATCGTGCTTTGCACCTATAACGCTCAACCTTATCTTGATGAATGCATTCAGAGCTTGCTCCAACAGACATTCCACGATTTTGAGCTGATTATCGTGGACGATGGGTCCCAAGACGGAACTCTTGCCTATTTGAATGCCCTGACGGATCCACGCATACGCGTTATTCCTCTAGATACAAATCAAGGTTTGATCTTTGCAAGAACAACCGGGTTTGATGCCGCGAAAGGCCGCTACACCGCCATCATGGACGCGGATGACATTGCTCACCCCCGAAGACTGGAAGAGCAACTCCAGGCAATGGATTCGGGAGAGGCTGATGTGTGCGGTTCTTTCCACATCACTCTGGATACAAAAAGTGGAAGGCGTCGCTCCCGACGATCTGCGTTTTCGGACAGCGATATCAGGGCTTTGCTGACCATCTACTGCCCGCTCTGCAATCCGAGCACGAGTGTGGCCACTGAACTACTTCGCCAACACCGCTACGACCCGAGCTACCCACATGCTGAAGACTATGGTCTATGGTGTGATATTGCCTCACAAGGCGGGCGGTTTAAAAATATCACAAGCCCCTTGTTGACGTACCGTTTGCACCCTGGCCAAATTAGTATTGTTAAAAGAGAGACTGCCAACAACTCATTCAAGGCGATCCAAGCCAAATATGTACAGGCTGTCACGGGCAACAGCTTAGTCCCTCACTCCATGCCGGTTAAGCAGCGATGGGAAGACGCAATAGTCTTCATGAAAATGATTAACCAAAAAATACCCGGCATCTCGTTTAGTGCTAACTACGAGCTATATGCAGAATTTCAGTATCGCAGTAACGGCTGGCTAACGCCCCTACTACGTATAGAACGTCTGGTAATCGCTTTATGGGCGACTCTACGAGGTCGCTACAAGAAATCCTGA
- a CDS encoding glycosyltransferase family 2 protein, with amino-acid sequence MSCADLISIVITTYNRSDALACVVGALEHQFDKNFEVIIADDGSTPSHQARIHELQASASFPLTHVWHPDVGFTAAQARNLGVAVSSGSYLILLDGDCVPELDFVARHRSLAQKNCFVNGSRVLLSEAFTRKVLTSEATVIDQSWPVWMGRRVRGESSKLGAKLRLPDFSSRLQRSFKWKAIRSCNMALFTSDYIAVNGFDETFVGWGHEDADFVLRLHNAGLCRKNGFWSTEVYHLWHRESSRDMENVNARLVRERISTKQVKASIGYQESLGASEVLVTQQR; translated from the coding sequence ATGTCCTGCGCAGACCTTATCTCTATCGTCATCACCACCTACAACCGGAGCGACGCGCTCGCCTGTGTTGTTGGCGCTCTAGAGCATCAGTTTGATAAAAACTTTGAAGTGATCATCGCCGACGATGGATCAACTCCCAGCCATCAAGCGCGAATCCATGAGCTGCAAGCAAGCGCGTCTTTCCCTTTGACCCATGTGTGGCACCCTGATGTGGGCTTCACAGCTGCCCAGGCCCGGAACTTGGGTGTCGCAGTCTCGTCGGGCAGCTACCTGATACTTCTCGACGGGGACTGCGTGCCCGAATTGGATTTCGTCGCCCGGCACCGGTCTCTTGCGCAAAAGAATTGCTTTGTAAATGGAAGCAGGGTTCTGTTAAGCGAGGCGTTCACGCGCAAGGTTCTGACCAGTGAAGCCACAGTGATCGACCAGTCTTGGCCTGTTTGGATGGGGCGGCGTGTCCGGGGTGAGAGCAGCAAGCTAGGCGCCAAACTCCGCTTACCGGATTTCTCATCGAGACTCCAGCGTTCGTTCAAGTGGAAAGCAATTCGCAGTTGCAACATGGCACTATTTACGTCTGACTACATTGCGGTCAACGGCTTTGATGAAACATTTGTCGGGTGGGGTCACGAAGACGCCGATTTCGTCCTTCGTCTCCATAATGCTGGCCTGTGCCGCAAAAACGGCTTCTGGTCGACAGAGGTCTATCACCTATGGCATAGAGAGAGCAGTCGGGACATGGAAAACGTGAATGCCCGCTTGGTTCGGGAACGAATTTCAACAAAACAAGTCAAAGCATCCATTGGTTACCAAGAGAGCCTAGGCGCCTCTGAAGTCCTTGTGACACAGCAACGATAA
- a CDS encoding polysaccharide deacetylase family protein, with amino-acid sequence MKIPILMYHQIDAPPPRGTMLRGLIVAPSSFNWQMKMLRLMGYTGLSMRDLEPYLRGEKKGKVVGITFDDGYQNNLTYALPILKANGFTGTCYGVSRMIGGTNSWDSGKVAEKPLMTQQDWRSWHAAGMDVGSHTQDHAKLTELTQDDARKQITQSKLELEQMLGAEVRHFCYPYGWFQPEHEKMVREAGYISATSTRRGRVQAGDNPYALKRIMVARATNPLQFLMKLATSYEDRRS; translated from the coding sequence ATGAAGATACCTATTTTGATGTATCACCAAATCGATGCGCCTCCCCCTCGCGGAACTATGTTGCGAGGGTTGATCGTGGCACCCTCCTCATTTAATTGGCAAATGAAGATGCTGCGTTTGATGGGATACACCGGCCTTTCCATGCGGGACCTAGAGCCCTATTTACGAGGTGAGAAAAAGGGCAAAGTGGTCGGGATAACCTTTGACGATGGATACCAAAATAATCTGACCTACGCTTTACCCATTTTAAAAGCCAATGGTTTCACGGGAACATGCTACGGCGTGAGTCGCATGATTGGCGGTACTAATTCATGGGACTCTGGGAAGGTTGCTGAAAAACCTCTCATGACTCAACAAGATTGGCGTTCATGGCATGCGGCAGGCATGGATGTAGGCTCGCACACGCAAGACCATGCCAAGCTAACGGAGCTTACACAAGATGATGCGCGTAAACAAATTACGCAATCCAAATTGGAATTGGAGCAAATGTTAGGAGCGGAAGTGAGACATTTCTGCTATCCCTACGGCTGGTTCCAACCAGAGCACGAAAAAATGGTGCGAGAGGCTGGCTATATATCGGCTACGAGCACGCGTCGTGGTCGTGTTCAAGCGGGGGACAATCCTTATGCGCTCAAGCGAATCATGGTCGCGAGAGCCACCAATCCCCTGCAGTTTCTTATGAAACTCGCCACATCGTACGAGGACCGCCGCTCGTGA